The nucleotide window TGCCACTCATTTACTTGCGGAATAATTTTTTCGCTAATCTTACTAACTAGCTCAGAAGAAATCTCAATATTATAGAGATCCTTGACTTGTTCCTGAATATCTCTAGTGGACATGCCGTGAGCGTAAAGAGACAGTATCTTTTCTTCCAGACCGTCCACACTTCTTTGATATTTGTCCAAAATTTTGGGCTCGTACGAGCCATTTCTATCCCTAGGAACACTAACTTCAACTTCTCCAAATTGTGTCTTTAATTTCCGTTTTGTTGAGCCGTTTCGGTAATTGCTTGGTGCATCACCCCGGCGCTGATGTTTCTCATAACCTAGCTGATCTTCAATTTCACACTGCAGTACCTCGCCCATGATATCAGAAAACATTTCTTTGATCGTTTCCATGATTTGATTGGTACTCGTGAATTTTTCTTCCTTTACAATTTCTCTGATTAATTCTTTTGGTAACTTCATGTCGAAAAATCCTCCTTGGGAAAATTATTTTATCCTAATTTTCGCCAAGGAGGATTGATTTCAAACGTATTTACACAACTTTTTCCGCACCGTCACGAGTTGAAAAAAATATCCTCTTAAGCTTTTTATTCGAAGCATTCGATGGACTATAGCTAAGAGTGCTTTTCTTCTGACTCATACAAACAGGGCTTGTCACCACCAGAATCGTGTCGATGATTTCGACAAAATTCAGGTGGCGACAGGTACCTATTTCCACGTTACGCTATTTAATCATTCCAACTTTGAACTGCATCACCAGAATCGATCACACCATTATCATTTGCATCACCATTATTCCGTGATTGAACCGCTTTAACATAAATATCGATATAGCCATTATTTGCACGTTGATAATGATTAGGTGCATTCTTAGGGAAGTTATAGGTTAAATTTAAAGTGGCAGTCTCACCTGGTTTTATTAGTTTTACTGCATTATCATAGGTAATGGTTAAAGGTGTATTATGGCCCTCAAAAGCCTCAAATAATTGGCCCTGCTTAGAAGCATTGGATTGCTCCTGATCAAATGCAACCCAAGCATTCAAGTTTCCATCATTTTTCACCTTAACCTTGACAGTTTCAGAATCCCCTGGTGCTAAGTTTTCCATGTGGAGTGACTGTGCAAGTACCGCTCCTCCATTCACTGCATTAATTTCTAATTTTCCTGGTTTAAAATCACTGCCCTCAAATGCACCCTCACTAGTCCACAAGGCAAATGTACCTGCACTGATTAATGCTGCTCCCATGGCTGTTGTTAGTAACGTTGCCCCCATTTTTCTTTTTAAACTCATCTTCCTTGCCTCCCTTTTTCTATTATCCCAATATGTATAAGGATAAATAATTTTATGTGAACTCCTTTTTAAGAAATTCAACCAGTTGGATTTGCCTTTTTTGATTCTACTTTTGAAATAGCTTTCCATAGGCTAATAATGGACGATAGGATCATGAGCACTCCTGGAACAATCATCAGAAATATTGCCCCATTGGTAGATTGGATAAAAGCCAATAGTTTCCCGATAAAGGGGAGAGTGAAACCACTATAGACCCCAACTACTTTTTCAGGCATGACAGGGGATCGGTCTGTCGTGTCGTTGTTATCACCCTTTGTCATAAACTGGACCCTATCCTTTTCTTTTTGTATTTCAATAATTCTATGAGTTATTAATGTGTTAGGATTATCCGCTGCTTTGAAAGTGATAACGTCACCTTTTTGAAGAGTTGTCGTATCAGAAACTGGTTTTACAGCGATTATGGATCCGGTCTTGATACCCGGCTCCATGGAACCAGATAAGACCGTCATAATCTCATAGCCGAAAACCTTTGGAGTTCCACCGTTTATTTTTGTGGATATCACTGTCATAACCATACAAATTAACACTTCGTAGATAATTACTGATGAAACTCTACCCGCCCATTTTTTAAACCTTTTCATTCTTTCACCTACTCCATTTTTTTGATTATTTGGGAATGCTTCTTTTATTTATTAACATTAATTTTTTTACTAACAGTCACTGGTAGCCCTTCTAGTAATATCTCATTTCCAACAGGCTTTTCGTGATTCTGAAAAGCAACAAACATATAAAAACCCTTTTTTAATGGAGTATATGTCAGCTTGATTGGGTCCCCATTTACAGCCATTTTAGGAATTACTCCCTCGCTAATTACTAATTCGCCCACTTCTCCATGAGGGCCAACAGGGTTTCCATTCGGGCTATAATAAACAGAATAGGTAGAGTTTAGAGCCATATCTCCCTGACCGACATTCTGGATATAGGCATAGATTTCATTTGAATCATAACTAGCATTTGTAAATGATAATGTACTATGATCAAACCATGGGCCCGCTTCAATGCTGGTTTCCATTTTTACTTGACTAATAAAGAGCGCATTTGTTGTTGAGGTTAAGTTAAGTGATAGAAACATTAAGACAAACCAGGCAAGTCCAAAATTCCACATAATAAAGAGGATTCTATGGTTCCTTCTTAAATTTCTAAACCTAGTAAGTTTAATTGTTCTCCCTCCCTTTATTAAGAAAGTTCTAAATAGCTCAAGTTTGTGTTCTTTATAACGAATACCTCTGATTTAGTATAGTACAAAATACCGCTATTGAAAAACCCCTAAAATAGGCATTTATCCTCAAATAAGTGCGTTTTCTATCCTTTATATCGGTTTATCTCCTGTTTTCTCATTAAGTTGTAATTTATATAGATAATTTGCGTACTTTATAATGCACACAGCTAATTTAGCTTTCCTTAGACGCTCAGTATACACAGCGTTAAAATAGTACTTTGGCATAATATCAATTTTCGCAGGTGATCTTATGAAGATTTCAATAGAGGAAATTAACAAGTGATAGAAGAAACTCTCAATAGTGGCCGATTCGAAGCATACTTGATAAAGGGACAACTGGTTTGTTAATGAGGATTGACGACGGCTATGATCAATTCAGAGGAATCGTGAAATCAACGATATGAATAAAGAGGGCATTTACACGAAAGGAGGATTTTATGGGGCTATTCAAAATTGCAGAAACTAGGAAGACAATGCCTGTCACTACCCAACTAATGTCGAGGAATGCGACAAAACGCGAGTAGCGGCAGGCTCCTTTTCAAATCACCCAGTTTCCGTTAATAAACAAACTTAACCAATGGAGACCATCCGCTCAATAGCAAGCTTTGCTCGCTCGGCTGTATCGGCAGAAACTGTAATGACATGCTTGTTTTCTTTTAGGGCCGCTAAAACCTTTTCTAGTGTAATCATTTTCATAAAAGGACAGACAGCCTCCGGATTGGCGGCAACAAAGCGCTTTTCAGGATTTTGTTTTTCCATCTGATGGATAATTCCTACCTCTGTTGCAACAATGAATTCCTCCGCATGCGAATCTTTAGAGTGTTTTAGCATGTTACCTGTTGATAAAATATGTGTCTTTTCAGCTGGCAGTACCCCTTCAGACATTAAGTACATGCTTGAAGTGGAGCATCCACATTCGGGATGGACAAGCAGCTCGGCCTCTGGATGCTGTGTCAGTACATCCTCTACCTGATGTGTTGCAATCCCTGCGTGAACATGACATTCCCCCAGCCAAATATGCATGTTCTCACGGCCAGTTTCATTCTTCACGAAAGAACCAAGGAACATATCCGGTAAGAAAAGGATTTCTTTGTCCTCTGGAATCGACCGGACAATCTCCACTGCGTTGGAGGAGGTACAGCAATAATCGCTTTCCGCCTTCACCTCAGCAGTTGTATTCACATAAGCAACGACAACCGCCCCAGGATGCTCAGCTTTCCATTCGCGGAGCTGATCTACTGTGATGGAATCAGCTAAAGAGCAGCCTGCCTCGAGGTCTGGGAGCAGCACGGTTTTCTCCGGATTCAAAATGGCCGCTGTTTCTGCCATAAAGTGAACACCACAGAACACGATTACGTCTGCAGATGTGGTCACCGCGGCACGTGCAAGCGCAAGGGAATCACCCAATACGTCTGCAATATCCTGAATCTCTGGAAGTTGATAATTGTGCGCGAGCAGAATAGCATTGCGCTTTTTCTTCCATTCTTGAATTTCCTCCACTAAGCTGCTTTTCATCTCAGTAACTGGCATTTTATTGTTCCTCCCCAAGGACGACTTTGACACTAATATCAAGTGCTTTGTATGAATGCGTTAAAAAGCCTAAAGAAA belongs to Neobacillus sp. OS1-2 and includes:
- a CDS encoding TasA family protein, with protein sequence MSLKRKMGATLLTTAMGAALISAGTFALWTSEGAFEGSDFKPGKLEINAVNGGAVLAQSLHMENLAPGDSETVKVKVKNDGNLNAWVAFDQEQSNASKQGQLFEAFEGHNTPLTITYDNAVKLIKPGETATLNLTYNFPKNAPNHYQRANNGYIDIYVKAVQSRNNGDANDNGVIDSGDAVQSWND
- the sipW gene encoding signal peptidase I SipW, coding for MKRFKKWAGRVSSVIIYEVLICMVMTVISTKINGGTPKVFGYEIMTVLSGSMEPGIKTGSIIAVKPVSDTTTLQKGDVITFKAADNPNTLITHRIIEIQKEKDRVQFMTKGDNNDTTDRSPVMPEKVVGVYSGFTLPFIGKLLAFIQSTNGAIFLMIVPGVLMILSSIISLWKAISKVESKKANPTG
- the nadA gene encoding quinolinate synthase NadA encodes the protein MPVTEMKSSLVEEIQEWKKKRNAILLAHNYQLPEIQDIADVLGDSLALARAAVTTSADVIVFCGVHFMAETAAILNPEKTVLLPDLEAGCSLADSITVDQLREWKAEHPGAVVVAYVNTTAEVKAESDYCCTSSNAVEIVRSIPEDKEILFLPDMFLGSFVKNETGRENMHIWLGECHVHAGIATHQVEDVLTQHPEAELLVHPECGCSTSSMYLMSEGVLPAEKTHILSTGNMLKHSKDSHAEEFIVATEVGIIHQMEKQNPEKRFVAANPEAVCPFMKMITLEKVLAALKENKHVITVSADTAERAKLAIERMVSIG